TTTCTATTTTACTTATTCTTATAAAAAGTTCAATAAAACTgtctttcaaattcaaatcattactctttttttttgcctagcaaagttaatttttccaagattttgaaaaacaaaataaagataTTGATCAATTGAATGACAAAGATAAGAGGCTCAATTGTATGATTCATAAAGTTTTgagttgaggtttttttttcctctctccctAAGATATAGATACATGTATTTGGCAATGCCAAACTTCCAGTGTCAGTCCCAGTGGGGAAGTCTGAAAGTTCATGATACATGCGCACCCAAAAAATCTTCCGGCATAAAACAGCATCTTAAGCAATGCAACATTTAGCATTTAGTAATGTGTAATTATAcgttagttttttttataagtcTTATGCataaatgatattgatttatgATGCGTCTAAATACAACGCATGTCTAATGCATTTTCATAGTTGACATGAAATGGAGAATGAAAGAGACAACAGGAAAAGGAAAATACGATTTTGTGCGAAACATGCAAGATGTCTTTCCTATATATGCTAGCATATGCCAGGCTCAAATGTTGTCAGCCAATGTCATGTTACACCATGCATCCATCAAGAACACCAGAGCAGTTTTATTAGATTGAAGATGGAATATATTTGGACCTTTGTAGGCAAAGGCTATGAACATAAGTTAGCCCCAAGTATCAGCATGTCCTCAATTCATATGAATGCAAAAAGTCAGAAAACTTGAGATCTGTCTTTTACATTACTTTCATAATCAAGTTAACTTGTTTTTACAAAGAGTTGTTTTTACTGGTTGTTACAAGTTTTACTTTTGTACTGCATTTTCAAGTGATGAGATATCAATATACTCAACATATTTTTCAACACCATTTTTCTTTCCATCAATTCTGCTTCATTTGGTGCTGCActtaaaatcagaaatttttcaaaaggaggATCCGAAACTAGAATAATTTGCTAATGGGTCTAGTTTTTGGATACAAATTGTCCAGgttgttaaaaagaaaatgcctttttgcagaaaaatattttaattaaaggAGGAGGTTAGTCTCTGCCTGACAATATTTCTTAAAGTATTGTCGCCAATACCTGTCACTAAATATCACCATGAACCTTAAGATTCCGCCTACaccaaatttctcaaaaatgtcgGAAATTATGAAAAGATAACCAAcgtcaatttcaaaaaaatcaaacagtACAATAATTGtatcacatttagcaaaaagaaaccagccggatgacagtgttttcaaaatcgtgtaaCTTCtcctttccttttaaaaatacttaaaatatataatgattaaaatttgcgcaattagattctttgaaaattaacaattttttggtgggaagccaaaaccatttgctattctgggagattttttaggtaattatgaagaaggcaacatttttacaacactgtaatcgcgctggttcctttttgccaaatgcgatcCTTCTTCAAAAAGTCCGACAATTTGGAACTCGCGCTTTCGGCTCGCTGTTCCAGAGACTTGCTGTGATTGGCTGATTACTAACAGCTGATAAATGGCCATTGTTATTGTTTTTATCGAGAGGAGATAACCTGATAAGGAGAAAATTGTACTTGTGGCGTCGTGGTTTAGGGTTTTAGCATGTGAGTCTATAATTATTTACTTTCTTCAGTCTTTAACAGTTTTCTCGACCAAGCAAGTAAAGTTTTTCACCAAGTGTAAATCTGTCTCGCCTCTATTTATGTCAAGAAAGTCAAAGGTTCAGTGACTCCATTCTGTAGTGCAGTTCCCTCCTTATGTGATATCAGTTCTCCATCCATAACCATAAGTTTCTTCTTTTCTTGATTTTGCCGATCAGACAACTACTCAAAATGTCAGGTGTTTCTCTACTCAAGGAAGATATTGAACTCGGTGAAGACACCATTACAAATGATTTTTATTATAAGAACAATGTCAGCAATGCTAGTGTCAACGTCCGCCTCGGTAAGTTAGAAGCTTGATTCTTTCGTAATAGTCGCACAGCTGTACTCCTACAGATTTTATCTATTGAATTAAGGAAGTATAGTTTGCAAAATAATCTCTATTGTAGCTTACGTCATCGCTCCAATTTTCCGTTCAATATCGCCACAATCTTGAGGTTAAGTCATCATTGCGCCTTGCCACCcatattttttatatatttcgTTGAATTCCCACCTTATCAAGTGATAATTAAAGGGTGTTCTCTCAGGTATATGGAATTGTTATTTTAGGTACTAAGCCCAATTTACACTATCCAACTTGTCATTCAACTTTTGAATGCAACTTGTCgtaatgaaaagtttgatagtgtaaTTAGGGATTTGAAGCGCCTCACAAGGTTATAACCTACAACATCGGCTCGCAGCATCATGCCCAGGTAGCAGGCATGCGGCGCCACGCATAATGCGCGCAACCCTCCGGTGCCGGCTTTGAGCATCGATGCCCAATGCTGACAAGTTGCAGCCGGGCCAGCATTAAGCGCTGATGCCGTGATTTGATGCTACGAAAGGGACCCAAATTAGCTTCACCTTTTGATGCTGTAGCCTCGGCTCTCGGTCTGATGCGACATCAATTTTTGATCCCGTGACCCAGCCTCATTACTgacggggctgtcccagaagacTGCTGGGGTAAGTATGCGACCCTTGGACTTGGCGATGAATTTGCGGAGCACCCCTTTTTCTACATTTCCCATTGGCACAGCGGCCCACGCCTTGCCGGGAAGTACGAAGAAAAGGATGCCGAGGAATAAGGGTTGAAAAACAGCCTGGTGCGATTAGCCGCCCGGCCCGGGGCGCTGGTGTCCGACGTGTCTGAATGAGGTCGCTTACTTTTGATGCTGAATACGCGGCATCAAAATTGATGTGGCATCATGCTAGGTGTCGGCTTCGCCAGGTTAAGCCGCCTAGCGGGCAAATGCGATCCCCCAGCGCATTGTCCGATGCAGCATCGAAGTCCGCACTGTATACCTGCCTCGCACGGTGATGCTGCTCCGTTTATGATTCTgcctcaaacctcagctctaaatccctgAGTGTAATACTTTCGCTGaaatttgtttatatttttaaaaaaaatattagaatatTCCAGTTTTGCAGAAGTTTTATATCCACTGCTTTTCTTCTAAGTGACCAGAGTACTATTTTTGATGTTTCAGGATTTTTACGGAAAGTCTACAGTTTGCTGTTAATCCAGCTTTTAGCCACAATTTCTGTTGGTGTTGCCTTTACCttcaatgcaaaaatcagactgTATGTCCACAACAAGTAAGTGCTCACAATCCATATTCGAAGACCAATCTCCTGTGAGGCCATCAAAAAATCATGCAAACTTCTGCGAAACCAGGGAAGTTTTTAATGACACCAAGACCaagatgaatattttcccacGTGCAGAAGTTCTTGTAACTTATTTGAATCAAGAAATGAATACTGGACCATGTTATACGGGCTAttgtacgaggggcgttcaataagtaagtatcccccctctctaaaatccattagaataaaccaattttaaaaaacttgggctcaaaatcttccttaggatattttgagttcaacaaaacaaaccgcaacaaaatcggactatgtgcggccgaacgcgagccgtttgaacgcgccgaggtgctcgacgctcccgccgaatccgcggggatttgaagttcgctacaggagaagagcttctctgcctaagcctcagtcgttcatcactgacgaaaaatcaaagaaatttttgtagaataaggggcttacctcacttctccacataaccagcttgatccaagcaggtctgatactgagaccAAGAGAACAGCTCTTGGATGCCAtgcgcgtggaagtctttcagctgacaggggatgaaagagtggacggcttgtttgacctcttccactgattcaacattaattcctccgagttcagatttcaggaacgggaataaacggtggtctggtttgccaattattatcgtatctgaaatctgaattcggaggagttaatgttgaatcagtggaagaggtcaaacaagccgtccactctttcatcccctgtcagctgaaagacttccacgcgcgtggcatccaaaagctgttcttttggtctcagtatcagacctgcttggatcgagctggttatgtggagaagtgaggtaagccccttattctacaaaactttctttgatttttcgtcagtgatgaacgactgaggcttaggcagagaagctcttctcctgtagcgaacttcaaatccccgcggattcggcgggagcgtcgagcacctcggcgcgttcaaacggctcgcgttcggccgcacatagtccgattttgttgcggtttgttttgttgaactcaaaatatcctaaggaagattttgagcccaagttttttaaaattggtttattctaatggattttagagagggagGATACTTACTTATAGAACGCCCCTCGTATTGTGACAGAGATAAAATCAATGCCCCACACACTTTCTACAGCGTTCCATTACATTGTGTCCATCCTCTCCTTCTATGCCTCTGAACGCAAAAAGTGCCAAGTTTTACCCCTAGGCTGcaccaataaaaaatttgatattgtaaattttattaatGCAATAATTcacctaaattttctgaaatccaTGCAGACTTTAAGTCGCACACCTTGTGTTTGTGTAACCTTGGATGATATCTAATTACTTAtcgtatttttgtttcattttagtGACTGGTTGGTCTCATTGACATTTTTATTCGCCGTTATTATTTTGATTGCTCTACACATCAATCGAAAGTCTCATCCTTTGAATTTAATTCTTCTAGCAGCATTTGTAAGTTTTCTATATTCTGTTTTTTGTATCATTAATCTTTAATTATCATGGAATGGGTTTCTAGACATGATATGAACTGGATCAATTTgcaacatgttttctcttcacgatttttcaaggaaaaataatcacacAGTGGGAAGTCTGGATATCAATTCCTAAACAAGATGTAAATTTACACAATAAACATTGGTTATAtggcaaaaatataaataacTTCTTTTGTATAATCTAACGTCTATATGATCTGTGTCAAAAAATACTTGTTcatatctcgttcaggagttgattatCCAACttctcgttgtgtgaatcgGTTTCTACAttagattttgaagagaaaatgtgTAAAAGACAAATCTAAAAGATTGTTAAAACTATAATCATTAGTTGAAAACTGGTCTGCTGATCTCTAATGAGCTCACTAAATTCTTTACGCTTTTTTTGAGCACTCCATaattgattccattttttaaacCGAATTCAAAGAAGGAGGCGCTACGCCCTGTGGATATGGCTCATGGTACGTGATAATTAAACTTGAATTAGTTGTTAGTTAGCTTATCCAAAACTAGAAGCTAAGTAAAACATAAATCAATTTGCAtcataaaaattcaagattttcgTACTTGAAGAATGCACTGTGTTCCGTACAATTCCCTCCAAGTTGCCTCTCCATTTTAGATATTTGAATCTCTAGAAATAGAAGTTCTCTTCAAAGTTGAGCAAAAGATATTATAGGtattagaagaaaatttaatggaagcttgttcaaaaattcatagaatTTGATTATGAAGAGCTAATGGAAATCCTGCAAGACCAATCTTTACAAGTCAGTCGTGATGAATGAGGATAAATCCTGAGACATCACTGTACGTTAAGCAAAGGGTCCTGTGCACAGGAGGTTTAAAtatcatgcatttttttttaaatcatctcAGCAAGAGCGAATTGGTCTTATAAGCCACGGGTAGGCAGGGGAGCTAATCCCATAAAAATGAGCAGTGACTTACCTGTGTGGATCGGTTAATTTACTTTTacatattacttttttttatgaataaagaATGCCTTTTCTTAATGAATGATTTTGTAATCTATATATTTACTTTTCTCATAAGAAGCAATGAGCAATGGTTATTCAAACCTCTGTGTGAAATTTGCTTAGTTCACCTGAGTTCTTGACTGAGATGTGAGGTCTTAAACTTTTACAAGTCTTGTTTAACATTCAAACGGAtcgaaatatttaaaaaatataaatttcctTTTGCACATCATTTGAAATGGATCTGTAAAAATAAATCCTTGCTATTGTTATCATATAATTTATGAGATCTTCTTTTTATGTCATCAGACTGTTGTTGAAGCTACAACTCTATCTGTTGTGATAACGTTTTATGACCTGCAAGTTGTGTTGCAAGCCCTGGTTTTGACTTTTGTTGTCGTAACGAGTTTGACGGCATTCACATTCCAAACCAAGAGAGACTTTTCAGCCATTGGACTTGGGTGAGTCTCCCTCAAATCACACATtatatcaataaaaaattaaagtaatcacATGAAATACCGTTGCAGATGAGAAGTCTAAGTTCTCTAAGATTCATGATTTTCAACAACTTGGAACCCAACTTTTTTAGGAGAAGAATTTCTCAGATCACACTGGTCTCCCTGAAGAAAAATGCAGGGCATGTGATAGGTAATTCCTATGATTTTCTTGGAGTTAAGGCTGAAAATGATCTAAGCTCTCCTTCATCACGTATCAGTTTTctacacaatttggaaactagCTGGAGGCTTTACTTGTTCCTGTCTCATCAATCATATACTTAGATTTCTCTGTTGAATTCATGAAATTCTATAGTCATCAACACACATGCACACACACCCCGACAGTAACATATGTGCAGTAACATTCTCTAGATCCACCTGGTGTggtggatgaaaaaaaattcatcgggAACCTAGAACGTTGCAATTCAAAGCTATCAAGGCAGAAGTTCAGAATTCAAATTTCATGCACAATCTCGATGTTTGGATTTGAACTCAAGCTGTGAACCTTCAAATAATATTAACTTGTCTCCTGTCAACTAATTTTAGGTTTAAACAGGTACATCTTACATCAGAGTTATGTGTTAAGAAGGTCATGCAAACCATTTTTACGTAAATATTTGAAGAGAGGCCACGTTACAAAATACTTCATGTCTCATCTTGTCTATTCATTAACATCACTTGTTTATTTGTGCTCTATTGATCATGTTTTGTGTCTTTCAGATTATTTGCTGCTTTATTGATCCTGGTTATCGCCTCCTTTCTACAACTAATTTTTGGCAGCACGTTCCTAGAATTCCTCATTGCTGCTGGAGGAGCTTTACTATTTTCTCTATTCATCATTTATGACACTCAGGTATTATACATCAGCCAGttatatatgaggacttatctgtaacaattgcggatgtgaaaaattatcttctcgaaacacattcaaaaaactgttttggcatcaagaaaattttgagaaaatacttgagatgtgatcttcaagttctgtacattatgccagagccaaacatattaaagttttgtgtgaacaaaacagttttttaagcgtgttttgaaaaggtaatttttcacatccactattgttacagataagtcctcatatttGCAGTGATTTAAGCATCTAGGACCTGTCCAAATCAGGTGGTTTGAAGAAAGACCCATGTGTAATAGTTTAGGTCTTTTAACATTCATTCAGTAGAGATACATTCGAAATTTGAGAACAAGAAAGACAAGAGCCAAAAATAAGGAGAATCAGCAAAAGCCATTTAGGAATTCATTCACGCATCCACTGCCAACCTCTTCTTGTGAAATCGTTCTTAACAAGCAGAATAACAGACAAATAACGGTGAGATTTGAATGCTTTGATGCCAGATTAACGCAATGATTCAAATTTAGTTCTTTCAATTGGTTTTGTATGTAACTAGTACTCAATAGTCAGTTCCTTGAAAGACTAGCAGACATATTCTCCATTGTACAGCAAAAAGCTAAAAATGCGCTGTTGAATAGATGGTAATGCTTCATTCTGTCCACAGCTCATGGATACCACGAACAAAAATCTTAATTTAGTGTGTTCAATCTATCCATGTTCAGGGACTCCACgaacacaaattttattttaaataactgaataaatttggcatcatGCATATGTTTGCACAAGTtccaagtttttaaaagttcaagttTGGAAGTTTAAAGTCTTGCTCAATAGTTGCAAATCCTCATCAAAAGTTATGCGTAAGCACAGCTTTGAATAATTTGTGATAACGTGGTTCATAGACTCCACGAACACCTAATATTGATTTAAGGAGTTTCTGGAGCCTGTGAACCAAGTTTACACAAAATTATTCAAAGCTGTGCTTACGCATGACTTTTGATGATGATTTGCAACTATTGAGCAAGACTTTAAACTTCCAAACTTGAACATTTAAAAACTTGGAACTTGTGCAAACATATGCatgatgccaaatttattcAGTTATTTAACATAAAATTTGTGTTCGTGGAGTCCCTGAACGTGGATAGATTGAACACACTAAATTAAGATTTTTCTTTGTGGTGTAAATGAACTGTGGACAGTCTGAAGCGAATAGACCAGTCACTAGGACTTTTCCAACCTGGAGCAactaaagaaaaaatagtcaTTATGATAGTTTTGGCAGTGAATATCTTCAACTTAATAACCAGGTTCTTCAATCCTCTTGGGGGTCAGTCCAGTTTCTTTAGTGCAGTTACTGCTACTACACCACTTAGTAAAACAGTCCTCTCTAAAAATGCGGAAGAAAGATGCCCTGTCCATGTAAGGCCACCATCCCAGCAATT
The genomic region above belongs to Bemisia tabaci chromosome 8, PGI_BMITA_v3 and contains:
- the LOC109030300 gene encoding protein lifeguard 4 is translated as MSGVSLLKEDIELGEDTITNDFYYKNNVSNASVNVRLGFLRKVYSLLLIQLLATISVGVAFTFNAKIRLYVHNNDWLVSLTFLFAVIILIALHINRKSHPLNLILLAAFTVVEATTLSVVITFYDLQVVLQALVLTFVVVTSLTAFTFQTKRDFSAIGLGLFAALLILVIASFLQLIFGSTFLEFLIAAGGALLFSLFIIYDTQMMMTKVSPEEYILATINLYLDIINLFMHLLHLLEVIRR